Proteins encoded within one genomic window of Patescibacteria group bacterium:
- a CDS encoding GtrA family protein — MLFQLIRFCLVGVANTAIDFTIYLYLTRGWDFWGEQYLFANIVAFATANVFSFIINKTWTFHDEKRLSYQRQYLKFLLVSLAALSIVETCLYISVDVFGWYDLAGKAIGIALSLLVSFSLHRVWTFKK; from the coding sequence ATGTTATTTCAATTAATAAGGTTTTGCCTGGTAGGGGTTGCCAATACAGCCATAGATTTTACGATTTACCTTTATTTGACCAGAGGTTGGGACTTTTGGGGCGAGCAATATTTGTTTGCTAATATCGTAGCTTTTGCTACAGCTAATGTTTTCAGTTTTATTATTAATAAAACCTGGACTTTTCATGACGAGAAGCGCTTAAGTTACCAGCGGCAATATTTGAAATTTTTATTGGTTAGTTTGGCGGCGCTTAGTATAGTAGAGACGTGTTTGTATATTAGTGTTGACGTGTTTGGCTGGTATGATTTAGCAGGAAAGGCAATTGGGATAGCGTTGTCATTACTTGTAAGTTTTTCCTTGCATCGAGTCTGGACTTTTAAAAAGTAA
- a CDS encoding ribonucleoside triphosphate reductase, with the protein MSAAVLGKNHIKQIIKRDGRIVDFEQEKITNAIWKAMQVTGEGSKKIAGKVSDQVVDLVSKKFHERSIPAVEEIQDIVEEALIRNRHIKTAKAYILYRDQRRQIRDFQTMIDSNELVEGYLRQVDWRVKENSNMSYSLQGLNNHVASAVSAHYWLNRVYPVEIREAHSSAGIHIHDLQLLAAYCCGWDLKDLLVKGFAGAAGKVESKPAKHFRTALGQLVNFFYTLQGEAAGAQAVANFDTLLAPFIRYDKLDYKEVKQALQEFLFNMNVPTRVGFQTPFTNVTLDLQVPSYYRDEAVIIGGKLMPEKYGEFQAELDTFNQAFAEVLSEGDAKGRVFTFPIPTYNITKDFNWENRVLDKVWEMTAKYGIPYFANFVNSDMNPEDARSMCCRLRLDNRDLRRRGGGLFGANPLTGSIGVVTINLPRIGYLAKGKSLDELKASLAEIMDLARSSLDIKRKTLENFTEQGLYPYSSFYLRGVRERFGEYWKNHFNTIGINGMNELLLNYLGPDKNIATPEGKALATELMDFMREKIGKYQEESNSLFNLEATPAEGTSYRFAKHDKKHYPDILVANEDAYKEKNADPYYTNSTHLPVNYTNDIFEALDLQDDLQSKYTGGTVLHGFIGEKMPSPEATKNLVRKIAENYHLPYYTITPTFSVCPKHGYIAGEHFFCPKCDEEIGLVNEQTKADLPIESLTPQN; encoded by the coding sequence ATGTCGGCAGCAGTTTTGGGTAAAAATCACATCAAGCAAATCATCAAACGGGATGGGCGTATTGTTGATTTCGAACAAGAAAAAATCACTAATGCTATTTGGAAGGCGATGCAGGTCACTGGTGAAGGCAGTAAAAAAATAGCCGGAAAGGTGTCAGATCAGGTAGTAGATTTAGTCAGCAAAAAGTTTCACGAGAGATCAATTCCGGCTGTTGAAGAGATTCAAGATATTGTCGAAGAGGCTTTGATTCGCAATAGACATATCAAGACTGCCAAGGCCTATATTTTATATCGCGACCAGCGTCGTCAAATCAGAGATTTTCAGACGATGATTGATTCTAACGAGCTAGTAGAGGGGTATTTGCGGCAAGTTGATTGGCGGGTCAAGGAAAATAGCAACATGAGTTATTCGTTACAGGGACTTAACAACCACGTTGCTTCAGCCGTATCAGCTCATTATTGGCTTAACCGGGTTTATCCTGTAGAGATTCGCGAGGCTCACTCTAGCGCAGGTATTCATATTCACGATCTGCAGCTGCTCGCTGCTTATTGCTGTGGTTGGGATCTTAAGGATTTGCTTGTCAAAGGTTTTGCTGGTGCAGCCGGTAAGGTAGAAAGTAAACCAGCCAAGCATTTTCGTACCGCTCTTGGTCAGCTAGTTAACTTTTTTTATACTTTGCAGGGCGAAGCCGCTGGCGCACAGGCGGTGGCAAACTTTGACACGCTACTTGCTCCGTTTATTCGTTACGACAAACTTGATTATAAAGAGGTAAAGCAAGCATTGCAAGAATTTTTGTTTAACATGAACGTCCCGACTCGAGTTGGTTTTCAAACCCCATTTACTAATGTGACTCTAGATTTACAAGTGCCTTCTTATTATCGCGACGAAGCCGTGATTATTGGGGGCAAGTTAATGCCGGAAAAATATGGCGAGTTTCAGGCAGAGTTAGATACTTTCAACCAAGCCTTTGCCGAAGTATTGTCTGAAGGTGACGCTAAGGGACGCGTTTTTACCTTTCCCATTCCAACTTACAATATCACCAAGGATTTTAACTGGGAAAACAGAGTCTTGGATAAAGTTTGGGAAATGACTGCCAAATACGGTATTCCTTATTTTGCCAATTTTGTTAACTCGGACATGAATCCGGAAGATGCTCGTTCAATGTGTTGCCGTTTGCGTCTGGATAACAGAGACTTACGTCGTCGGGGTGGCGGACTTTTCGGCGCCAATCCGCTAACTGGCAGTATCGGAGTAGTTACTATAAATTTGCCGCGGATTGGTTATTTGGCTAAAGGAAAAAGTTTAGACGAACTAAAGGCATCTCTGGCTGAAATTATGGACTTAGCCCGCTCTAGTCTGGATATTAAACGTAAAACTCTGGAAAATTTTACCGAGCAGGGTCTTTATCCTTATTCTTCTTTTTACCTTCGTGGTGTCAGGGAGCGTTTTGGCGAATACTGGAAGAACCATTTTAATACCATTGGTATTAATGGTATGAACGAACTATTACTTAACTATTTAGGACCGGATAAAAATATTGCTACCCCAGAAGGAAAGGCGCTTGCCACCGAATTGATGGATTTTATGAGAGAAAAAATTGGTAAATACCAGGAGGAATCTAATAGCTTGTTTAATCTTGAAGCTACGCCAGCTGAAGGTACTTCTTATCGTTTTGCCAAGCATGACAAAAAACATTATCCTGATATTCTTGTGGCCAACGAAGACGCTTATAAAGAAAAGAACGCCGACCCTTATTATACTAACTCGACTCATTTGCCGGTTAATTATACCAACGATATTTTTGAAGCCCTCGATTTACAAGATGACTTGCAGTCTAAATATACCGGCGGTACCGTGTTGCACGGTTTTATTGGTGAAAAAATGCCGTCACCGGAAGCGACTAAAAATTTGGTCCGTAAAATCGCTGAAAATTATCATTTGCCATATTATACTATCACTCCGACTTTTTCGGTTTGCCCTAAACATGGATATATTGCCGGTGAGCATTTTTTCTGCCCCAAATGCGATGAAGAAATCGGTCTGGTAAACGAGCAGACCAAAGCAGATTTGCCTATTGAGTCGCTGACTCCGCAAAATTAA
- a CDS encoding DUF2304 family protein codes for MMIKILLLIFILFVLLRTVFRFVKKEIRGRELLAWLIFWLLVGAAVVLPQTTDVLANKLGVGRGADLLVYVSVLVLFYIVFRILVRQERIEREITRVVREIAVKDK; via the coding sequence ATGATGATTAAAATTTTGTTACTCATTTTTATCTTGTTCGTTTTACTACGCACTGTTTTTCGTTTTGTAAAAAAGGAAATCCGCGGACGCGAGCTATTAGCTTGGTTAATCTTTTGGCTATTAGTTGGTGCGGCGGTAGTTTTGCCGCAGACGACCGATGTGCTGGCAAATAAACTAGGCGTCGGTCGTGGTGCTGATCTATTGGTTTATGTTTCGGTATTAGTCTTATTTTACATTGTTTTTCGGATTTTAGTACGACAGGAAAGGATCGAGCGGGAAATAACCAGGGTGGTGCGGGAAATAGCGGTGAAAGATAAGTAA
- a CDS encoding glycosyltransferase — MKICIINSLYTPYYRGGAELVVKKDVDRLKSYGHEVFVITVCPWEGRKSMKPKIDEIEGVKIYRFYPFNLFSFVNINKKPMWLRLPWHFFDIFNIHSYFTVKKILQREKTDLVLTHNLKGIGYTVWRAIKDLKIKNTHIIHDVQLVVPSGLLLFGREKIVNGIFYKIYSATCRLLINSPDEVISPSRWLLDFYTQRGFFKDSKKIVNLAFGALPEVKQLNLEPQKETIKLIYVGQIEDHKGVVWLVEILKKIETDKLRNWKLDIIGDGTKLADIKKLVIKDKRVTIYGRVEGRDRDELIKQTDFVVVPSLCYENSPTIISVALGLGIPVLAAKIGGIPEMVKEGVDGWLFTPNNSNDFLEKIFKF, encoded by the coding sequence GTGAAAATTTGCATTATAAATAGTTTATACACTCCTTATTATCGTGGCGGGGCGGAGTTGGTGGTTAAAAAAGATGTTGATCGACTAAAAAGCTACGGTCATGAAGTTTTTGTTATTACGGTTTGTCCCTGGGAGGGTCGGAAAAGTATGAAACCGAAAATAGACGAAATTGAAGGAGTTAAAATTTATCGTTTTTATCCGTTCAATTTGTTTTCCTTTGTTAATATAAATAAAAAACCGATGTGGTTGCGCCTGCCATGGCATTTTTTTGATATTTTTAATATTCATTCTTATTTTACGGTCAAAAAGATCTTGCAACGGGAAAAAACTGATTTGGTTTTAACTCATAACCTTAAAGGTATCGGTTATACCGTTTGGCGGGCAATCAAAGATTTGAAAATAAAAAATACTCATATTATTCACGACGTTCAGCTGGTCGTGCCCTCGGGGCTTTTGTTGTTTGGCAGGGAAAAGATAGTTAATGGAATTTTTTATAAAATTTATAGCGCAACTTGTCGCTTGCTAATCAATTCTCCTGATGAGGTGATTTCGCCGTCTCGGTGGTTGCTGGATTTTTATACTCAAAGAGGGTTTTTTAAAGATTCTAAAAAAATAGTCAATCTGGCTTTCGGCGCTCTGCCGGAAGTAAAACAGTTAAATCTTGAACCGCAAAAAGAAACAATAAAGTTAATTTATGTCGGGCAGATCGAAGATCATAAAGGGGTTGTTTGGTTGGTGGAAATTTTAAAAAAAATAGAAACTGATAAATTAAGAAATTGGAAACTAGACATTATTGGCGATGGAACAAAATTAGCTGATATTAAAAAACTGGTTATAAAAGATAAGCGGGTTACAATCTATGGACGAGTTGAGGGGAGAGATCGGGATGAATTGATCAAACAAACCGATTTTGTGGTGGTGCCGTCATTGTGTTATGAAAATTCACCAACGATTATTTCGGTTGCTTTGGGTTTGGGTATACCAGTGCTGGCCGCGAAAATTGGGGGTATTCCGGAGATGGTTAAAGAGGGTGTCGACGGATGGCTGTTTACGCCAAATAACAGCAATGATTTTTTGGAAAAAATTTTTAAATTTTAG
- the nrdR gene encoding transcriptional regulator NrdR: MRCPACYHEETKVVDSRTGADDISIRRRRECLKCGFRFSTQEEVVILDLTVIKKDGHKESYSREKLQGGLKKALEKRPISRDDFLKLVNNIERDIQVRSKGNEISTVQIGELVMKRLKKVDKIGFIRFASVYQSFKDAKAFQQELGKLLGKD, translated from the coding sequence ATGAGATGTCCTGCTTGTTATCATGAAGAAACTAAAGTCGTTGACTCGCGTACCGGAGCTGATGACATTTCTATTCGTCGTCGTCGAGAATGTCTCAAATGCGGTTTTCGTTTTTCAACCCAAGAAGAAGTGGTAATTCTTGATTTAACAGTAATAAAAAAAGACGGTCATAAAGAGTCTTACTCTAGAGAAAAACTCCAGGGTGGTCTGAAAAAGGCATTAGAAAAGCGTCCGATTAGTCGTGATGACTTTTTAAAACTAGTAAATAATATTGAACGTGATATTCAAGTCAGATCAAAAGGCAATGAAATAAGCACTGTACAAATTGGAGAACTGGTAATGAAGCGGTTAAAAAAAGTAGATAAAATTGGTTTTATAAGATTTGCTTCCGTGTACCAGTCTTTCAAAGATGCTAAGGCTTTTCAGCAAGAGTTGGGGAAGTTACTAGGGAAAGACTAG
- the nrdD gene encoding anaerobic ribonucleoside-triphosphate reductase → MTANKLQRQECEVYSRVVGYLRPVQQWNKGKQAEFHDRQEYNKQLCDNC, encoded by the coding sequence ATGACAGCTAACAAATTGCAGCGTCAAGAATGTGAGGTTTACTCCCGCGTGGTCGGATACTTGCGTCCGGTTCAGCAATGGAACAAGGGTAAGCAAGCCGAGTTCCATGATCGCCAGGAGTATAACAAGCAACTTTGCGACAACTGCTAA
- a CDS encoding glycosyltransferase family 4 protein — protein sequence MKIAQVVCTFPPYKGGIGNVAFHYSLELSKIGHEIVVFIPHYKKSEHQFLNFKLKSFVPWLSYGNAAFLPQLFWSLRDFDIIHLHYPFFGSALPIYFLKKKYPEKKLVLTYHMDVVGGGLLGKYFSWHTKKLMPKIIRIADKVIVTSLDYAKNSNIAEEIKKDQKKFVEIPLGANLSIFHKQKKDDALVKKYQLKTGEKIILFVAALDAAHYFKGLNYLLEAMSKIKTPAKLVIVGRGSMHDCYIAQVKRLGLADRVLFAGYVSDFDLARYYNFANVFVLPSVDKSEAFGLVYVEAMACATPVIASNLAGVRTVVDDGLTGFLVEPRNVSDLADKIDRILSNDSLAQKMGEAGAEKVKEKYTWPEIAKQIDRVYREVVS from the coding sequence ATGAAAATAGCTCAAGTTGTTTGTACCTTTCCTCCCTATAAAGGCGGGATCGGCAACGTCGCCTTTCACTATAGTTTAGAATTGTCTAAAATAGGACACGAGATTGTTGTCTTTATTCCTCATTATAAAAAAAGCGAGCATCAGTTTTTAAATTTTAAGTTAAAAAGTTTTGTTCCTTGGTTGAGTTATGGTAATGCCGCTTTTTTGCCGCAACTTTTTTGGTCGTTACGAGATTTTGATATTATTCACCTTCATTATCCTTTTTTTGGTAGCGCTTTGCCGATTTATTTTCTCAAAAAAAAATATCCAGAAAAAAAATTGGTGCTGACTTATCATATGGATGTGGTTGGTGGCGGCCTACTGGGTAAATATTTTTCCTGGCATACCAAAAAATTAATGCCTAAAATTATCAGGATAGCGGACAAAGTGATTGTTACTTCTCTTGACTATGCTAAAAATTCAAATATTGCTGAGGAAATAAAAAAAGATCAAAAAAAGTTTGTTGAAATACCGCTAGGTGCTAATCTTAGTATTTTTCATAAGCAGAAAAAAGATGACGCGCTGGTAAAGAAATATCAATTAAAGACCGGAGAAAAAATAATATTATTTGTTGCCGCGTTAGATGCCGCGCATTATTTTAAAGGGTTGAATTATTTATTAGAAGCCATGTCAAAGATTAAAACTCCCGCCAAATTAGTGATTGTTGGCCGCGGGTCAATGCATGATTGTTATATAGCTCAGGTAAAAAGATTGGGCTTGGCGGATCGGGTTTTATTTGCCGGATATGTCAGTGATTTTGATTTGGCAAGATATTATAATTTCGCTAACGTTTTTGTTTTGCCTTCAGTTGATAAGTCAGAAGCATTTGGCTTAGTCTATGTTGAGGCTATGGCTTGCGCAACACCGGTAATTGCGTCGAATTTAGCTGGTGTTCGCACGGTGGTTGACGACGGTCTAACAGGGTTTTTGGTCGAACCGAGAAATGTTTCTGATCTGGCGGATAAAATAGATAGAATATTAAGTAACGACAGTTTGGCGCAAAAAATGGGGGAAGCTGGCGCGGAGAAAGTAAAAGAAAAATATACTTGGCCGGAAATAGCCAAACAAATAGACAGGGTTTATCGAGAGGTGGTTAGTTAA
- a CDS encoding S8 family serine peptidase — MNSYKKRRIVFLAVISLFLLSMSFTASAMMPNDPDYYQQWHLGQMNLPAAWDYTQGSEQVVVAVLDTGVDITHPDLSRNIWVNMDEIGEDGIDNDGNGYVDDINGFDFLDGDADPVPRIDNGYSIDSFTHGTIVAGILGAVGNNNVGISGVAWNVKIMPLRVLDNYGTADIRPTIEAIKYAIKNGADVINLSFQGIEQSDEFKKALNDAYNAGIFISAAAGNGNGYNRGIDMDRFPFYPVCYRTFNSDEMVTGVGALGKNNVIAPFSNYGKECIDLMAPGEDIFSTQLFLGSNVDVLNVYYSGGWQGTSMAAPMVTGVAALIKSINKDFTPAQIYNFLIQGATNIDSINPLLPGKLGYGLVDAGKSIKAAYDYNAKNFSSTVVVPALTPVLQPVVSTDPAVAVKTYLRNGLVFGASSGNKPWVKIFNNFALDIKTFLAYAENFKGGVNVAVGDVNGDGQKEIITAPGNGGGPHIRIFDQEGNIISQFFAYSTKFSGGVNLAVGDVDADGVEDIITAPMGQYQPEIKIFDLLGEEKNNFLAYDVKFNGGVSVTTSDVNLDGTSEIVTAPSKGGGPHIRIFNQSGKVMGQFFADDKKYRGGIKVAAGDVDGDYHDEIVVSRLGVGEYLVNIYDVAGSFKNRFFSFGTEYASGINLAVGDYDFDGQLEIVTTKTNVFPTVKIFDNNGVIKTEFSAFSQDYKGGVNVAIID; from the coding sequence ATGAATAGCTATAAGAAGAGAAGGATTGTTTTTTTGGCGGTTATTTCTTTGTTTTTATTATCCATGTCTTTTACTGCCTCTGCCATGATGCCAAATGATCCTGATTATTATCAGCAGTGGCATTTAGGTCAAATGAATTTGCCAGCTGCTTGGGATTATACGCAAGGATCGGAACAAGTAGTGGTGGCGGTGCTCGATACTGGGGTGGATATTACCCATCCTGATTTGTCGCGAAATATTTGGGTAAACATGGATGAAATAGGTGAAGATGGTATAGATAATGATGGTAATGGTTATGTCGACGATATTAACGGTTTTGATTTTTTGGACGGTGATGCTGATCCGGTGCCTAGGATTGATAACGGATATAGCATTGATTCTTTTACCCACGGTACTATAGTCGCTGGTATTTTAGGGGCAGTAGGTAATAACAATGTTGGTATAAGTGGTGTCGCTTGGAATGTTAAAATCATGCCATTACGGGTTTTAGATAATTACGGTACCGCTGATATCAGACCGACGATTGAAGCGATAAAATATGCTATAAAAAACGGAGCGGATGTTATTAATCTTAGCTTCCAAGGAATAGAGCAGAGCGATGAATTTAAGAAAGCTTTAAACGATGCTTATAATGCTGGTATTTTTATCTCCGCCGCCGCCGGCAACGGCAATGGTTATAATCGCGGCATAGATATGGACAGGTTTCCTTTTTATCCGGTTTGTTATCGTACGTTTAATAGTGACGAGATGGTTACCGGAGTCGGTGCTTTGGGCAAAAATAATGTTATCGCTCCTTTTTCTAACTACGGCAAGGAGTGTATTGACCTGATGGCTCCCGGTGAAGATATTTTTTCCACCCAGCTTTTCCTGGGTTCCAATGTAGATGTTTTGAATGTTTACTATAGCGGTGGTTGGCAGGGAACGTCAATGGCGGCTCCAATGGTAACGGGCGTGGCAGCGTTAATTAAATCAATCAATAAAGATTTTACTCCGGCGCAGATTTATAATTTTTTAATTCAAGGAGCAACCAACATTGACTCAATAAATCCTTTGTTGCCAGGCAAGCTTGGTTATGGATTGGTTGATGCCGGCAAGTCGATAAAAGCGGCATATGATTACAACGCCAAAAATTTTTCTAGCACTGTTGTCGTACCTGCCTTAACGCCGGTTTTGCAGCCAGTGGTTTCAACCGATCCGGCGGTAGCGGTCAAGACATATCTAAGGAATGGTTTAGTGTTTGGCGCTAGTAGCGGTAATAAACCCTGGGTTAAGATTTTTAATAATTTTGCGCTAGATATTAAAACCTTTCTTGCATATGCTGAAAATTTTAAAGGCGGTGTAAATGTTGCCGTAGGCGATGTTAACGGCGATGGGCAAAAAGAAATAATTACGGCCCCGGGTAATGGCGGAGGACCGCATATCAGAATTTTTGATCAAGAGGGAAATATTATTAGTCAATTTTTTGCTTATAGCACCAAATTTTCCGGAGGTGTTAATTTAGCGGTTGGTGATGTTGATGCTGACGGTGTGGAAGATATTATTACTGCCCCGATGGGTCAGTATCAGCCAGAAATAAAAATTTTTGATTTACTAGGTGAAGAAAAAAATAATTTTTTAGCTTACGATGTTAAATTTAATGGCGGCGTAAGCGTTACTACCAGCGACGTTAATCTAGATGGTACAAGCGAGATAGTAACTGCTCCGAGTAAGGGCGGAGGACCGCATATTCGTATTTTTAATCAAAGTGGTAAAGTGATGGGGCAATTTTTTGCTGATGATAAAAAATATCGCGGCGGGATCAAGGTAGCGGCGGGAGATGTTGACGGTGATTATCATGATGAAATAGTAGTTAGTCGTTTGGGAGTCGGAGAATATTTGGTGAATATTTACGACGTAGCAGGAAGTTTTAAAAATCGTTTTTTTTCGTTTGGCACAGAATACGCCAGCGGAATTAATCTCGCGGTTGGTGACTACGACTTTGACGGACAACTGGAGATCGTCACGACCAAGACGAACGTGTTTCCGACGGTAAAAATTTTCGATAATAACGGTGTTATCAAAACCGAATTTTCCGCTTTTAGTCAAGATTACAAAGGTGGTGTAAATGTTGCTATAATAGATTAG
- a CDS encoding glycosyltransferase family 2 protein, translating into MDVAIILINYKDYARRYLAECIASVRAQKYSGSFKVIIVDNESSQETVDYIKNVAPEAEIVVNKNNDGFAKGNNDGVKKAIELGFQYFVLLNMDTEVENDWLQKLVDAAAKLDNWGAVQSRAMLYSDKNKINTLGNSLHYLGFGFSSGSGVDYIAPTTNYHLPIVITYFSGVSVLLRRDVLEKVGMFDEEFWMYHDDLELSWKIRLAGYNLYLAPDSVVYHKYEFAKSIKQYYWMERNRFIFFLTVFHPLTIILLLPMFMVMEIGLIFFSIKGGFLGEKIKVYQWIIEADNWRYIKLRRAKIRKIRKLKDRDLIKHLVSKIEFQEIDNPLLRDIANPIMTAYWWIAKKIIIW; encoded by the coding sequence ATGGATGTTGCAATTATACTAATCAACTATAAAGACTATGCCCGTAGATACCTCGCGGAGTGTATTGCTAGCGTGCGAGCGCAAAAGTATAGCGGTTCTTTTAAGGTTATTATTGTTGATAACGAATCGAGTCAGGAAACGGTTGATTATATCAAAAACGTGGCGCCAGAGGCGGAAATTGTGGTTAATAAAAATAATGACGGTTTTGCCAAGGGCAATAACGATGGTGTTAAAAAAGCAATTGAGCTTGGTTTTCAGTATTTTGTTTTGCTTAACATGGATACAGAAGTAGAGAATGATTGGCTGCAAAAACTAGTCGATGCAGCCGCAAAGTTGGATAATTGGGGTGCGGTACAGTCGCGAGCAATGCTGTACTCGGATAAAAATAAAATAAACACATTGGGAAACAGTTTGCATTATCTAGGTTTTGGTTTTTCCTCCGGCAGCGGAGTCGATTACATTGCCCCAACTACTAATTACCACCTACCAATCGTCATCACGTATTTCTCCGGAGTTTCTGTTTTGCTTCGCAGGGACGTCCTAGAAAAAGTTGGTATGTTTGACGAAGAATTTTGGATGTATCACGATGATTTGGAATTAAGCTGGAAAATACGTTTGGCTGGATATAACCTTTATTTGGCGCCGGATTCGGTGGTGTATCACAAATACGAGTTTGCCAAGAGCATCAAGCAGTATTACTGGATGGAGCGGAATCGTTTTATATTTTTTCTTACCGTCTTTCATCCATTAACAATAATACTACTTTTGCCGATGTTTATGGTGATGGAAATCGGGTTAATATTTTTTTCGATTAAGGGAGGATTTTTAGGAGAAAAAATAAAAGTTTATCAATGGATTATCGAAGCGGATAATTGGCGCTATATCAAATTACGGCGAGCAAAGATAAGAAAAATCAGAAAATTAAAAGACAGGGATTTAATAAAACATTTAGTAAGTAAAATAGAGTTTCAGGAGATAGACAATCCGCTTTTACGCGATATAGCTAATCCGATCATGACCGCATATTGGTGGATAGCGAAAAAAATAATTATTTGGTAA
- a CDS encoding glycosyltransferase family 2 protein, with protein sequence MSQIFIVVPAYKEEKNIVATLDDLKKYYPVQNIIVVDDGSPDKTYDLAKLSGVKVLRHLINRGQGAALRTGTQYALDNGADVIVHFDADGQHQAREISEWIKPIVSGEVDVVLGSKFLGKKARNLPLSKKILFKIIIPWHNLFTGLHLTDLHNGTRVLSREAAEMIKITQDQMAHNSEIQSEIAKHRLRYREVPVEIIYNQYGRGVKTAIKIFKDLIKKSIVG encoded by the coding sequence ATGTCTCAAATTTTTATAGTTGTTCCGGCGTATAAGGAAGAAAAAAATATCGTCGCTACTCTCGATGACCTGAAGAAATATTATCCGGTACAAAATATTATCGTCGTAGACGACGGCTCGCCAGACAAAACTTATGATTTGGCTAAACTAAGTGGTGTAAAAGTTTTACGCCACTTAATTAATCGTGGCCAAGGAGCGGCTCTTCGTACCGGTACACAGTACGCGTTGGATAACGGTGCTGACGTTATTGTTCATTTTGATGCCGACGGTCAACATCAGGCAAGAGAAATAAGCGAATGGATAAAACCAATTGTTTCCGGCGAAGTCGATGTTGTGCTTGGATCAAAGTTTTTGGGTAAAAAGGCAAGGAATTTACCACTCAGTAAAAAAATACTTTTTAAAATTATTATTCCTTGGCATAATTTATTTACCGGGTTACATTTAACTGATTTGCATAATGGCACTAGGGTTCTCTCTCGTGAAGCAGCGGAAATGATTAAAATCACACAAGATCAAATGGCGCATAACTCAGAGATTCAAAGTGAAATTGCTAAACATCGTTTGCGTTATCGCGAAGTGCCGGTAGAAATTATTTACAATCAATACGGCAGGGGAGTAAAAACCGCTATAAAAATTTTTAAAGATTTAATAAAAAAAAGTATAGTTGGTTAA
- a CDS encoding GDP-mannose 4,6-dehydratase — translation MSANRKNILVTGGAGFLGSHLCDHLVQYHNVVCVDNFVSGSQSNINHLLSNPNFEFIKHDMVEPLDLEKFPELDKFKVKVVGIAEIYNLACPTSVKNFEPQRIKTLETSSWGTHNALEVALKYKAKFFHASSSVVYGPRINGSKFFSEDVVGSVNMMSPRACYDEGKRFSESIVNTYHQVYSLDTKIGRIFRTYGPRMPLFDGQMIPDFITNALDDKDLVIYGDKDFKTSLVYVSDVIDGMIKMMESSESGPINLGSPDEFSLYQVAETIIKMIGSKSKVTFEDPLLFMSQLGLPDITLAKEKLGWLPVVRLEEGLQKIIDYTKAEKGVVSI, via the coding sequence ATGTCAGCTAATCGTAAAAATATTTTAGTTACCGGAGGAGCCGGTTTTTTGGGTTCGCATTTGTGTGACCATTTAGTTCAATATCACAACGTTGTTTGTGTGGATAATTTTGTTTCTGGATCACAAAGCAATATCAATCATCTTTTAAGCAATCCTAATTTTGAATTTATTAAACATGATATGGTCGAACCGCTTGATTTGGAAAAATTTCCCGAATTAGATAAGTTTAAAGTTAAGGTTGTTGGTATAGCTGAGATTTACAATCTTGCCTGTCCAACGTCAGTAAAAAATTTCGAACCTCAGCGGATAAAAACTTTAGAAACTAGCAGCTGGGGTACACATAATGCTTTAGAGGTGGCTTTAAAATACAAAGCGAAGTTTTTTCATGCTTCTTCTTCCGTGGTTTATGGACCGCGAATAAATGGTAGTAAGTTTTTTAGTGAAGATGTTGTTGGCAGCGTTAATATGATGTCTCCGCGGGCTTGTTATGACGAAGGGAAGAGATTCTCCGAGTCAATTGTTAATACTTATCATCAGGTATATAGTCTTGATACTAAGATTGGCAGAATATTTCGCACCTATGGTCCGCGCATGCCTCTTTTTGACGGACAAATGATTCCGGATTTTATTACCAATGCTCTCGACGATAAAGATTTGGTGATTTATGGCGATAAAGACTTCAAAACGTCTTTAGTTTACGTTTCCGACGTTATTGACGGAATGATTAAAATGATGGAGTCTTCCGAGTCCGGTCCAATAAATTTGGGATCTCCCGATGAATTTAGCCTTTATCAGGTAGCGGAGACAATAATCAAAATGATTGGATCAAAGTCAAAAGTAACTTTTGAAGATCCATTGTTGTTTATGAGCCAGTTGGGATTACCAGATATTACTCTTGCTAAAGAAAAATTAGGTTGGTTGCCGGTGGTGAGACTGGAAGAGGGATTGCAAAAGATTATTGACTATACCAAAGCGGAAAAAGGCGTTGTCAGTATATAA